The proteins below are encoded in one region of Salmo salar chromosome ssa02, Ssal_v3.1, whole genome shotgun sequence:
- the LOC106582397 gene encoding protein Aster-A isoform X5 yields the protein MLMVEEGSTRFIPLHCHSTASNSPRSTPGSSPSLRRRVLGGSGGGGSRTSDAEGGPGERSGERRGSDSPLLSSSSAAASAYPIASRHFSRNAKKMQSWYNVLSPTYKQRNEDFRKLFKKLPDTERLIVDYSCALQKDILLQGRLYLSENWLCFYSNIFRWETTITILLKDVTTLTKEKTAKVIPNAIQISTDHDKHFFTSFGARDRSYMMIFRLWQNALMDKPLSPKELWHIVHQCYGTELGLTSEDDDYVSPTGEHINGLLPVEESVSVSDLLDLSSLGAIASLGSSPPSSMAALFPSGPLLASGGLGSSPPSSSTCLPIDIPGRTSLDPPDPSPPSSQISLPSSTHTASLSAPASAAASFYMEEGGDSLLESANHMVPPSATSLGNLTSLDQLTNDDELPTDPSNSSDTQEEDEVESFCADLAGRLHINMVVRMSVDKLHDLLFSADTHFIQHLFSQRHFTDLSVREWQQDSSSGNTSRILSYTIAINNPLGPKTAPVVETQTLYKNSAPGECYVVDSEVITSGIPYQDYFYTVHRYCLTAVNKNKSRLRVSSDICYKKQPWSLVKALIEKNTWSGIEEYYRHMESEVCKLETLLQSEVSVVTSGDVVGADSAKTPPALRRRKRTCSRRPGDREREGGGAGGGERGDRGMGDERREPGGQYKHGERWRGGGISTILLIVSFMICVSLVVLVALNMLLFYKLYSLERAAHTLETWQSFSLSDSPLPQSAGEWAQVLQLQRQFHQAQLGKWQQILQSSVTLLDQMKQSLEKLHRGIVTPEVQQDPPSNPTSESLTEH from the exons ATGTTGATGGTAGAGGAAGGATCCACAAGGTTCATACCACTGCACTGCCACAG tacCGCCAGTAACTCTCCGCGCAGCACCCCTGGCAGCTCCCCCTCTCTGCGCCGCCGGGTGCTGGGGGGTAGTGGTGGGGGCGGAAGCAGGACCAGTGACGCGGAGGGTGGCCCGGGGGAGCGCAGCGGGGAAAGGAGAGGTTCGGACAGccccctgctctcctcctcctctgccgcCGCCTCCGCTTACCCAATCGCCTCGCGCCATTTCAGCCGCAATGCCAAG AAAATGCAGAGCTGGTACAAT GTTCTCAGTCCCACTTATAAACAGCGCAATGAGGATTTCCGCAAACTCTTCAAGAAGCTGCCAGACACGGAACGCCTCATAGtgg acTACTCATGTGCGCTGCAGAAAGACATCCTACTCCAGGGGAGACTATATCTGTCAGAGAACTGGCTCTGCTTCTATAGCAATATCTTCCGCTGGGAAACCACT ATCACAATCCTGCTGAAAGATGTGACCACCCTGACCAAGGAGAAGACTGCCAAGGTCATCCCCAACGCCATTCAGATCAGCACCGACCACGACAAG CACTTCTTCACGTCTTTCGGGGCGAGGGATCGCAGCTACATGATGATTTTCAGACTGTGGCAGAACGCACTGATGGACAAG CCTCTGTCCCCAAAGGAGCTGTGGCACATCGTCCATCAGTGTTACGGCACTGAGCTGGGCCTCACCAGTGAAGACGATGACTATGTCTCCCCCACCGGCGAGCACATTAACGGTCTACT GCCAGTGGAGgagtcagtctctgtctctgacctgttGGACCTCAGCTCCTTGGGGGCTATAgcttcactgggcagctcgcccCCCTCCTCCATGGCAGCCTTGTTCCCCAGTGGCCCCCTCCTAGCCAGCGGTGGTCTGGGCTCATCTCCCCCCTCCTCATCCACCTGTCTGCCCATAGACATCCCCGGCAGAACCTCCCTGGACCCCCCGGACCCCAGCCCGCCCAGCTCCCAGATCTCCCtgccctcctccacacacaccgcCTCCTTGTCCGCCCCCGCCTCGGCTGCTGCCTCTTTC TATATGGAGGAGGGCGGGGACAGCTTGTTGGAGTCGGCCAATCATATGGTGCCCCCGTCGGCCACCAGCCTGGGAAACCTCACCTCATTGGACCAGCTCACCAACGACGACGAGCTGCCCACCGACCCCAGCAACTCCTCAGACACACAGGAAGAGG ACGAGGTGGAGTCGTTCTGTGCGGACCTGGCTGGCCGGCTGCACATCAACATGGTGGTGCGCATGAGCGTGGACAAGCTGCACGACCTGCTCTTCTCCGCAGACACACACTTCATCCAGCATCTCTTCTCCCAGCGCCACTTCACAG ACCTGTCAGTTCGTGAGtggcagcaggacagcagcagtgGGAACACCAGCCGGATCCTGAGTTACACCATCGCCATCAACAACCCCCTGGGGCCCAAGACCGCCCCCGTAGTGGAAACTCAG ACGCTGTATAAGAACAGTGCCCCGGGCGAGTGTTACGTGGTGGACTCGGAGGTGATTACCTCGGGCATCCCCTACCAGGACTACTTCTACACCGTGCACCGCTACTGCCTCACCGCCGTCAACAAGAACAAGAGCAGACTCCG GGTGTCGTCAGATATCTGCTACAAGAAGCAGCCGTGGAGCCTGGTGAAGGCGCTCATCGAGAAGAACACCTGGAGCGGCATCGAGGAGTACTACAGACACATGG agaGTGAGGTGTGTAAGCTGGAGACTCTGCTCCAGTCTGAGGTGTCAGTGGTGACCTCTGGGGATGTGGTGGGGGCAGACTCTGCCAAGACACCCCCGGCCCTGCGGCGACGCAAACGCACCTGCTCCCGGCGCCCGGGGgaccgggagagagagggagggggcgcGGGAGGTGGAGAGCGCGGGGACCGAGGGATGGGAGACGAGCGGAGAGAGCCGG GTGGTCAGTACAAGCACGGCGAGCGGTGGCGTGGCGGAGGCATCTCTACCATACTGCTCATAGTCAGCTTCAT GATCTGTGTCAG tCTGGTGGTGTTGGTGGCCCTGAACATGCTCTTGTTTTACAAGCTGTATTCTCTGGAGAGAgctgcacacacactggagacgtggcagtccttctctctgtctgacag TCCTCTACCCCAGTCTGCAGGAGAGTGGGCCCAGGTGTTGCAGCTCCAGAGACAGTTCCACCAGGCCCAGCTGGGCAAATGGCAACAGATCCTCCAATCCTCAGTCACTCTGCtagaccag atgAAACAGTCGTTGGAAAAGCTCCACCGTGGCATCGTCACTCCAGAAGTCCAGCAGGATCCCCCCTCGAACCCCACTTCGGAGTCTCTCACTGAGCACTGA